One genomic region from Mus musculus strain NOD/MrkTac chromosome 4 genomic contig, GRCm38.p6 alternate locus group NOD/MrkTac MMCHR4_NOD_IDD9_2 encodes:
- the Pik3cd gene encoding phosphatidylinositol 4,5-bisphosphate 3-kinase catalytic subunit delta isoform isoform c (isoform c is encoded by transcript variant 4) yields the protein MPPGVDCPMEFWTKEESQSVVVDFLLPTGVYLNFPVSRNANLSTIKQVLWHRAQYEPLFHMLSDPEAYVFTCVNQTAEQQELEDEQRRLCDIQPFLPVLRLVAREGDRVKKLINSQISLLIGKGLHEFDSLRDPEVNDFRTKMRQFCEEAAAHRQQLGWVEWLQYSFPLQLEPSARGWRAGLLRVSNRALLVNVKFEGSEESFTFQVSTKDMPLALMACALRKKATVFRQPLVEQPEEYALQVNGRHEYLYGNYPLCHFQYICSCLHSGLTPHLTMVHSSSILAMRDEQSNPAPQVQKPRAKPPPIPAKKPSSVSLWSLEQPFSIELIEGRKVNADERMKLVVQAGLFHGNEMLCKTVSSSEVNVCSEPVWKQRLEFDISVCDLPRMARLCFALYAVVEKAKKARSTKKKSKKADCPIAWANLMLFDYKDQLKTGERCLYMWPSVPDEKGELLNPAGTVRGNPNTESAAALVIYLPEVAPHPVYFPALEKILELGRHGERGRITEEEQLQLREILERRGSGELYEHEKDLVWKMRHEVQEHFPEALARLLLVTKWNKHEDVAQMLYLLCSWPELPVLSALELLDFSFPDCYVGSFAIKSLRKLTDDELFQYLLQLVQVLKYESYLDCELTKFLLGRALANRKIGHFLFWHLRSEMHVPSVALRFGLIMEAYCRGSTHHMKVLMKQGEALSKLKALNDFVKVSSQKTTKPQTKEMMHMCMRQETYMEALSHLQSPLDPSTLLEEVCVEQCTFMDSKMKPLWIMYSSEEAGSAGNVGIIFKNGDDLRQDMLTLQMIQLMDVLWKQEGLDLRMTPYGCLPTGDRTGLIEVVLHSDTIANIQLNKSNMAATAAFNKDALLNWLKSKNPGEALDRAIEEFTLSCAGYCVATYVLGIGDRHSDNIMIRESGQLFHIDFGHFLGNFKTKFGINRERVPFILTYDFVHVIQQGKTNNSEKFERFRGYCERAYTILRRHGLLFLHLFALMRAAGLPELSCSKDIQYLKDSLALGKTEEEALKHFRVKFNEALRESWKTKVNWLAHNVSKDNRQ from the exons ATGCCCCCTGGGGTGGACTGCCCCATGGAGTTCTGGACCAAAGAGGAGAGCCAGAGCGTGGTTGTTGACTTCTTGCTGCCCACAGGGGTCTACTTGAACTTCCCCGTGTCCCGCAATGCCAACCTCAGCACCATCAAGCAG GTGCTGTGGCACCGTGCACAGTATGAGCCACTCTTCCACATGCTCAGTGACCCCGAGGCCTATGTGTTCACCTGTGTGAACCAGACGGCGGAGCAGCAGGAGTTGGAGGATGAGCAGCGGAGGCTGTGCGACATCCAGCCCTTCCTGCCCGTGCTGCGCCTCGTGGCCCGAGAGGGGGACCGCGTGAAGAAGCTCATTAACTCCCAGATCAGCCTCCTCATTGGCAAAG GTCTCCATGAGTTTGATTCCCTGCGGGACCCGGAAGTAAACGACTTCCGCACTAAGATGCGCCAGTTTTGTGAAGAGGCTGCTGCTCACCGCCAGCAGCTGGGCTGGGTGGAATGGCTGCAGTACAGCTTCCCCCTGCAGCTGGAGCCCTCAGCAAGGGGTTGGCGGGCCGGCTTATTGCGTGTCAGCAACCGAGCCCTGCTGGTCAACGTGAAGTTCGAGGGCAGTGAG GAGAGCTTCACCTTCCAGGTATCCACCAAGGACATGCCCCTGGCACTGATGGCCTGTGCCCTCCGAAAAAAGGCCACAGTGTTCCGGCAGCCTCTGGTGGAGCAGCCTGAGGAATATGCCCTGCAGGTGAACGGGAGGCACGAATACCTCTACGGCAACTACCCGCTCTGCCACTTTCAG TACATCTGCAGCTGCCTACACAGCGGGCTGACCCCTCATCTGACCATGgtccactcctcctccatcctTGCTATGCGGGATGAGCAGAGCAATCCTGCCCCCCAAGTACAGAAACCACGTGCCAAACCTCCCCCGATCCCTGCCAAGAAG CCCTCCTCTGTGTCCCTGTGGTCCCTGGAACAGCCATTCTCCATTGAGCTGATCGAGGGCCGAAAAGTGAATGCTGACGAGCGGATGAAG CTGGTTGTTCAGGCCGGGCTCTTCCATGGCAATGAGATGCTGTGCAAGACTGTGTCAAGCTCGGAGGTGAATGTATGCTCAGAGCCCGTGTGGAAGCAGCGACTGGAGTTCGATATCAGCGTCTGTGACCTCCCGCGCATGGCTCGACTCTGTTTTGCTCTCTATGCCGTCGTGGAGAAGGCTAAGAAGGCACGCTCCACAAAGAAGAAGTCTAAGAAGGCG GACTGCCCCATCGCTTGGGCCAACCTCATGCTATTCGACTACAAAGATCAGCTCAAGACGGGGGAGCGCTGCCTCTACATGTGGCCCTCTGTCCCAG ATGAGAAGGGAGAGCTGCTGAATCCTGCGGGTACAGTGCGCGGGAACCCCAACACGGAGAGTGCCGCTGCCCTGGTCATCTACCTGCCTGAGGTGGCCCCCCACCCTGTGTACTTCCCCGCTCTGGAGAAG ATCCTGGAGCTGGGGCGTCACGGGGAGCGTGGGCGCATCACGGAGGAGGAG CAGCTGCAGCTGCGGGAGATCCTGGAACGGCGGGGATCCGGGGAACTGTACGAACATGAGAAGGACCTGGTGTGGAAGATGCGCCACGAAGTCCAGGAGCATTTCCCAGAGGCGCTGGCCCGCCTGCTGCTGGTCACCAAGTGGAATAAACACGAGGATGTGGCCCAG ATGCTCTATTTGCTGTGCTCCTGGCCCGAGCTGCCTGTGCTGAGCGCCCTGGAACTTCTGGACTTTAGCTTTCCCGACTGCTACGTGGGCTCCTTCGCCATCAAGTCCCTTCGGAAGCTGAC GGACGATGAGCTCTTCCAGTACCTTCTGCAGCTGGTGCAAGTGCTCAAATATGAGTCCTACCTGGACTGCGAGCTGACCAAATTCTTGCTGGGCCGAGCCCTGGCTAACCGCAAGATCGGACACTTCCTGTTCTGGCACCTCCG CTCTGAGATGCACGTACCATCAGTGGCTCTGCGGTTTGGTCTCATCATGGAAGCCTACTGCAGAGGCAGCACCCACCACATGAAGGTGCTGATGAAGCAG GGGGAAGCACTGAGCAAGCTTAAGGCACTGAATGACTTTGTGAAGGTGAGTTCCCAGAAGACCACCAAGCCCCAAACCAAGGAGAtgatgcatatgtgcatgcgCCAGGAGACCTACATGGAGGCCCTGTCCCACCTGCAGTCTCCACTCGACCCCAGCACCCTGCTGGAGGAAGTCTG TGTGGAGCAGTGCACCTTCATGGACTCCAAAATGAAGCCCCTGTGGATCATGTACAGCAGCGAGGAGGCGGGCAGTGCTGGCAACGTGGGCATCATCTTTAAGAACGGGGATG ACCTCCGCCAGGACATGCTGACTCTGCAGATGATCCAGCTCATGGACGTCCTGTGGAAGCAGGAGGGCCTGGACCTGAG GATGACGCCCTACGGCTGCCTCCCCACCGGGGACCGCACAGGTCTCATCGAGGTGGTCCTCCACTCGGACACCATCGCCAACATCCAGCTGAACAAAAGCAACATGGCGGCCACAGCTGCCTTCAACAAGGACGCCCTGCTCAACTGGCTCAAGTCCAAGAACCCTGG GGAGGCCCTGGATCGGGCCATTGAGGAATTCACCCTCTCCTGTGCTGGCTACTGTGTGGCCACATATGTTCTGGGCATCGGTGACCGGCACAGCGACAACATCATGATCAGAgagagtgggcag CTCTTCCACATTGATTTTGGCCACTTTCTGGGGAACTTCAAGACCAAGTTTGGAATCAACCGAGAGCGCGTCCCCTTCATTCTCACCTACGACTTTGTCCACGTGATCCAGCAGGGGAAGACTAACAACAGTGAGAAGTTTGAAAG GTTCCGCGGCTACTGTGAACGAGCCTATACCATCCTGCGGCGCCACGGGCTGCTTTTCCTCCATCTCTTCGCCCTGATGCGGGCCGCAGGTCTGCCTGAGCTTAGCTGCTCCAAAGATATCCAGTATCTCAAG GACTCTCTGGCACTGGGGAAGACGGAGGAAGAGGCGCTAAAGCACTTCCGGGTGAAGTTCAACGAAGCTCTCCGAGAAAGCTGGAAAACCAAAGTCAACTGGCTGGCGCACAATGTGTCCAAGGATAACCGACAGTAG
- the Pik3cd gene encoding phosphatidylinositol 4,5-bisphosphate 3-kinase catalytic subunit delta isoform isoform e (isoform e is encoded by transcript variant 6) → MPPGVDCPMEFWTKEESQSVVVDFLLPTGVYLNFPVSRNANLSTIKQVLWHRAQYEPLFHMLSDPEAYVFTCVNQTAEQQELEDEQRRLCDIQPFLPVLRLVAREGDRVKKLINSQISLLIGKGLHEFDSLRDPEVNDFRTKMRQFCEEAAAHRQQLGWVEWLQYSFPLQLEPSARGWRAGLLRVSNRALLVNVKFEGSEESFTFQVSTKDMPLALMACALRKKATVFRQPLVEQPEEYALQVNGRHEYLYGNYPLCHFQYICSCLHSGLTPHLTMVHSSSILAMRDEQSNPAPQVQKPRAKPPPIPAKKPSSVSLWSLEQPFSIELIEGRKVNADERMKLVVQAGLFHGNEMLCKTVSSSEVNVCSEPVWKQRLEFDISVCDLPRMARLCFALYAVVEKAKKARSTKKKSKKADCPIAWANLMLFDYKDQLKTGERCLYMWPSVPDEKGELLNPAGTVRGNPNTESAAALVIYLPEVAPHPVYFPALEKILELGRHGERGRITEEELQLREILERRGSGELYEHEKDLVWKMRHEVQEHFPEALARLLLVTKWNKHEDVAQLSQMLYLLCSWPELPVLSALELLDFSFPDCYVGSFAIKSLRKLTDDELFQYLLQLVQVLKYESYLDCELTKFLLGRALANRKIGHFLFWHLRSEMHVPSVALRFGLIMEAYCRGSTHHMKVLMKQGEALSKLKALNDFVKVSSQKTTKPQTKEMMHMCMRQETYMEALSHLQSPLDPSTLLEEVCVEQCTFMDSKMKPLWIMYSSEEAGSAGNVGIIFKNGDDLRQDMLTLQMIQLMDVLWKQEGLDLRMTPYGCLPTGDRTGLIEVVLHSDTIANIQLNKSNMAATAAFNKDALLNWLKSKNPGEALDRAIEEFTLSCAGYCVATYVLGIGDRHSDNIMIRESGQLFHIDFGHFLGNFKTKFGINRERVPFILTYDFVHVIQQGKTNNSEKFERFRGYCERAYTILRRHGLLFLHLFALMRAAGLPELSCSKDIQYLKDSLALGKTEEEALKHFRVKFNEALRESWKTKVNWLAHNVSKDNRQ, encoded by the exons ATGCCCCCTGGGGTGGACTGCCCCATGGAGTTCTGGACCAAAGAGGAGAGCCAGAGCGTGGTTGTTGACTTCTTGCTGCCCACAGGGGTCTACTTGAACTTCCCCGTGTCCCGCAATGCCAACCTCAGCACCATCAAGCAG GTGCTGTGGCACCGTGCACAGTATGAGCCACTCTTCCACATGCTCAGTGACCCCGAGGCCTATGTGTTCACCTGTGTGAACCAGACGGCGGAGCAGCAGGAGTTGGAGGATGAGCAGCGGAGGCTGTGCGACATCCAGCCCTTCCTGCCCGTGCTGCGCCTCGTGGCCCGAGAGGGGGACCGCGTGAAGAAGCTCATTAACTCCCAGATCAGCCTCCTCATTGGCAAAG GTCTCCATGAGTTTGATTCCCTGCGGGACCCGGAAGTAAACGACTTCCGCACTAAGATGCGCCAGTTTTGTGAAGAGGCTGCTGCTCACCGCCAGCAGCTGGGCTGGGTGGAATGGCTGCAGTACAGCTTCCCCCTGCAGCTGGAGCCCTCAGCAAGGGGTTGGCGGGCCGGCTTATTGCGTGTCAGCAACCGAGCCCTGCTGGTCAACGTGAAGTTCGAGGGCAGTGAG GAGAGCTTCACCTTCCAGGTATCCACCAAGGACATGCCCCTGGCACTGATGGCCTGTGCCCTCCGAAAAAAGGCCACAGTGTTCCGGCAGCCTCTGGTGGAGCAGCCTGAGGAATATGCCCTGCAGGTGAACGGGAGGCACGAATACCTCTACGGCAACTACCCGCTCTGCCACTTTCAG TACATCTGCAGCTGCCTACACAGCGGGCTGACCCCTCATCTGACCATGgtccactcctcctccatcctTGCTATGCGGGATGAGCAGAGCAATCCTGCCCCCCAAGTACAGAAACCACGTGCCAAACCTCCCCCGATCCCTGCCAAGAAG CCCTCCTCTGTGTCCCTGTGGTCCCTGGAACAGCCATTCTCCATTGAGCTGATCGAGGGCCGAAAAGTGAATGCTGACGAGCGGATGAAG CTGGTTGTTCAGGCCGGGCTCTTCCATGGCAATGAGATGCTGTGCAAGACTGTGTCAAGCTCGGAGGTGAATGTATGCTCAGAGCCCGTGTGGAAGCAGCGACTGGAGTTCGATATCAGCGTCTGTGACCTCCCGCGCATGGCTCGACTCTGTTTTGCTCTCTATGCCGTCGTGGAGAAGGCTAAGAAGGCACGCTCCACAAAGAAGAAGTCTAAGAAGGCG GACTGCCCCATCGCTTGGGCCAACCTCATGCTATTCGACTACAAAGATCAGCTCAAGACGGGGGAGCGCTGCCTCTACATGTGGCCCTCTGTCCCAG ATGAGAAGGGAGAGCTGCTGAATCCTGCGGGTACAGTGCGCGGGAACCCCAACACGGAGAGTGCCGCTGCCCTGGTCATCTACCTGCCTGAGGTGGCCCCCCACCCTGTGTACTTCCCCGCTCTGGAGAAG ATCCTGGAGCTGGGGCGTCACGGGGAGCGTGGGCGCATCACGGAGGAGGAG CTGCAGCTGCGGGAGATCCTGGAACGGCGGGGATCCGGGGAACTGTACGAACATGAGAAGGACCTGGTGTGGAAGATGCGCCACGAAGTCCAGGAGCATTTCCCAGAGGCGCTGGCCCGCCTGCTGCTGGTCACCAAGTGGAATAAACACGAGGATGTGGCCCAG CTGTCCCAGATGCTCTATTTGCTGTGCTCCTGGCCCGAGCTGCCTGTGCTGAGCGCCCTGGAACTTCTGGACTTTAGCTTTCCCGACTGCTACGTGGGCTCCTTCGCCATCAAGTCCCTTCGGAAGCTGAC GGACGATGAGCTCTTCCAGTACCTTCTGCAGCTGGTGCAAGTGCTCAAATATGAGTCCTACCTGGACTGCGAGCTGACCAAATTCTTGCTGGGCCGAGCCCTGGCTAACCGCAAGATCGGACACTTCCTGTTCTGGCACCTCCG CTCTGAGATGCACGTACCATCAGTGGCTCTGCGGTTTGGTCTCATCATGGAAGCCTACTGCAGAGGCAGCACCCACCACATGAAGGTGCTGATGAAGCAG GGGGAAGCACTGAGCAAGCTTAAGGCACTGAATGACTTTGTGAAGGTGAGTTCCCAGAAGACCACCAAGCCCCAAACCAAGGAGAtgatgcatatgtgcatgcgCCAGGAGACCTACATGGAGGCCCTGTCCCACCTGCAGTCTCCACTCGACCCCAGCACCCTGCTGGAGGAAGTCTG TGTGGAGCAGTGCACCTTCATGGACTCCAAAATGAAGCCCCTGTGGATCATGTACAGCAGCGAGGAGGCGGGCAGTGCTGGCAACGTGGGCATCATCTTTAAGAACGGGGATG ACCTCCGCCAGGACATGCTGACTCTGCAGATGATCCAGCTCATGGACGTCCTGTGGAAGCAGGAGGGCCTGGACCTGAG GATGACGCCCTACGGCTGCCTCCCCACCGGGGACCGCACAGGTCTCATCGAGGTGGTCCTCCACTCGGACACCATCGCCAACATCCAGCTGAACAAAAGCAACATGGCGGCCACAGCTGCCTTCAACAAGGACGCCCTGCTCAACTGGCTCAAGTCCAAGAACCCTGG GGAGGCCCTGGATCGGGCCATTGAGGAATTCACCCTCTCCTGTGCTGGCTACTGTGTGGCCACATATGTTCTGGGCATCGGTGACCGGCACAGCGACAACATCATGATCAGAgagagtgggcag CTCTTCCACATTGATTTTGGCCACTTTCTGGGGAACTTCAAGACCAAGTTTGGAATCAACCGAGAGCGCGTCCCCTTCATTCTCACCTACGACTTTGTCCACGTGATCCAGCAGGGGAAGACTAACAACAGTGAGAAGTTTGAAAG GTTCCGCGGCTACTGTGAACGAGCCTATACCATCCTGCGGCGCCACGGGCTGCTTTTCCTCCATCTCTTCGCCCTGATGCGGGCCGCAGGTCTGCCTGAGCTTAGCTGCTCCAAAGATATCCAGTATCTCAAG GACTCTCTGGCACTGGGGAAGACGGAGGAAGAGGCGCTAAAGCACTTCCGGGTGAAGTTCAACGAAGCTCTCCGAGAAAGCTGGAAAACCAAAGTCAACTGGCTGGCGCACAATGTGTCCAAGGATAACCGACAGTAG